The following are encoded together in the Candidatus Tumulicola sp. genome:
- a CDS encoding glycosyltransferase family 1 protein, whose translation MKVAFDAQLTVGTPTGIGEYANGLAAALRRRKRVDVVELSEPRLDPWRFDRRVLWDQLLLPRRARASGAPVLHCASGTMPLVGSIPVVVTVHDVAWLRVQAHTRWYARWYFGALSLRRYASARQIAVDSEFSRRELLEVCPGLDPQRVTVVYPGVAADMCELERGTADRSTILVVGTVERRKNLAALIRLLPELDGARIVSIGPPTPYLDECAALAASLGISDRLEMRGYVSRQDVLDLYARCGVVAVPSTYEGFGYAAAQAMCAGVPCVVSEGGSLPEIAGPGVPVISLDDERAWTETLQAALAGAYDVSAASARAIAIERFSWDAAAGAMERLYAAASSNGISRS comes from the coding sequence ATGAAGGTTGCGTTCGACGCGCAACTCACGGTCGGAACGCCGACCGGTATCGGCGAGTACGCGAACGGATTGGCCGCCGCGTTACGCCGGCGCAAGCGCGTCGACGTGGTCGAGTTGTCCGAACCGCGTCTCGATCCATGGCGGTTCGACCGGCGCGTACTGTGGGACCAGTTGTTGCTACCTCGTCGCGCGCGTGCATCCGGCGCTCCGGTATTACATTGCGCGTCCGGTACGATGCCGTTGGTCGGAAGCATTCCGGTCGTCGTCACGGTGCACGACGTCGCGTGGTTGCGGGTGCAGGCGCATACGCGTTGGTACGCGCGCTGGTATTTCGGAGCGTTGTCCCTGCGAAGATACGCGTCGGCGCGCCAGATCGCGGTCGACTCCGAGTTTTCACGGCGCGAACTACTCGAGGTTTGTCCGGGATTGGACCCGCAGCGCGTTACGGTCGTCTATCCCGGCGTAGCCGCCGACATGTGCGAGCTCGAACGCGGGACGGCGGACCGCTCGACGATCCTCGTCGTCGGAACCGTCGAACGGCGAAAGAATCTAGCGGCGCTGATCCGGCTGTTGCCGGAACTCGACGGCGCGCGCATCGTATCGATCGGGCCGCCGACCCCGTACCTCGACGAATGCGCCGCACTCGCGGCATCGCTGGGGATTTCGGACCGCCTCGAGATGCGCGGATACGTTTCGCGCCAAGACGTGCTCGATCTGTATGCGCGCTGCGGCGTCGTCGCCGTGCCATCGACTTACGAAGGCTTCGGTTATGCTGCCGCGCAGGCGATGTGCGCGGGCGTTCCGTGCGTCGTGTCCGAGGGCGGTTCCCTCCCCGAAATTGCGGGCCCCGGCGTGCCGGTAATCTCCCTGGATGACGAGCGGGCGTGGACCGAAACGCTGCAGGCGGCGCTCGCCGGCGCGTACGACGTGAGCGCTGCGAGTGCGCGGGCGATCGCGATCGAACGATTCTCGTGGGACGCCGCCGCCGGCGCCATGGAAAGGCTCTACGCTGCGGCGTCGAGCAACGGGATTTCGAGAAGCTAG
- the lptC gene encoding LPS export ABC transporter periplasmic protein LptC: MSRRVYALGACVTMLAGCNPQAPKSVKTPAPAHAHPATPPPLHITGQGTQGRPVRIIQQNQNRIEYELVTKSYESRGAQGRERAVARDATITFHDRKGVTLTARSPQAVLDERANTLTLIDDVHARTSSGITLTCDRLVYDRNEQLFHGYGNVVIINANGFRGTGSKFDSDISLSHVRMQ; encoded by the coding sequence TTGAGTCGTCGCGTCTACGCGCTGGGCGCGTGCGTCACGATGCTTGCCGGCTGCAATCCGCAGGCGCCGAAATCGGTCAAAACGCCCGCTCCGGCGCACGCCCACCCGGCCACCCCGCCGCCGCTGCATATCACCGGCCAGGGCACGCAGGGCCGTCCGGTGCGGATCATTCAGCAAAATCAAAACCGTATCGAGTACGAATTGGTAACGAAGTCGTATGAGAGCAGGGGCGCCCAGGGTCGCGAGCGAGCGGTCGCACGCGATGCCACCATTACGTTTCACGATCGCAAGGGGGTAACGCTGACGGCGCGCTCTCCGCAAGCGGTGCTGGACGAGCGCGCCAACACGTTGACGTTAATCGACGACGTGCACGCGCGAACCAGCAGCGGTATAACGCTGACGTGTGACCGGCTGGTGTACGACCGAAACGAGCAACTCTTCCACGGATACGGTAACGTGGTCATCATAAACGCAAACGGCTTTCGCGGAACGGGTTCGAAGTTCGACTCGGACATTTCGCTCTCTCACGTACGGATGCAATGA
- the lpxC gene encoding UDP-3-O-acyl-N-acetylglucosamine deacetylase: MSNGATYRPMTQATLGAPLHFEGVGLHTGAHCAVEVLPAAANAGLAFDLAHPHTPGRRVRVPALAENVIDTSRATVIGRDGASVSTTEHLLSALFAMGVSNADIRVDGREIPIADGSARAFVDAIASAGVESQDAERATLDLEKPFVLTVGDRTIAALPAPAFRVRFVADFPPPIGAEYYEGEIDAASYRDEIAGARTFGYLHEVEALRERGLALGGSLETAIVFAVDGPMQPLRWSNEVVRHKVLDLIGDFALLGAWPRCDIVAIKSGHELHAAATRALRARMAS, translated from the coding sequence GTGAGTAACGGCGCGACGTATCGCCCGATGACGCAAGCAACGCTCGGCGCGCCACTGCATTTCGAAGGTGTCGGCCTGCACACCGGCGCGCATTGTGCTGTGGAGGTACTTCCCGCAGCGGCCAATGCCGGGCTCGCATTCGACCTCGCACATCCGCATACGCCCGGGAGACGGGTGCGCGTGCCGGCGTTAGCCGAAAACGTGATCGATACGTCGCGCGCCACCGTCATCGGCCGCGACGGCGCCAGCGTTTCCACCACCGAGCATCTCCTATCGGCATTGTTTGCAATGGGCGTGTCGAACGCCGACATCCGGGTCGACGGCCGCGAGATTCCGATCGCCGACGGAAGCGCACGAGCGTTCGTCGACGCCATCGCGTCCGCCGGCGTCGAATCCCAGGACGCCGAACGAGCCACGCTCGACCTGGAGAAACCGTTCGTGTTGACCGTTGGAGACCGTACGATCGCGGCATTGCCGGCACCGGCGTTTCGCGTTCGGTTCGTCGCCGATTTTCCGCCGCCGATCGGCGCCGAGTATTACGAAGGCGAAATCGACGCCGCGAGCTATCGCGACGAGATCGCGGGCGCGCGAACGTTCGGATATTTGCATGAAGTCGAAGCGCTTCGCGAGCGCGGGTTGGCCTTGGGTGGAAGTCTCGAAACCGCAATCGTGTTCGCGGTGGATGGACCGATGCAGCCGTTGCGCTGGTCCAACGAAGTCGTTCGCCATAAAGTGTTGGATCTGATCGGCGATTTCGCACTGCTCGGCGCGTGGCCGCGTTGCGACATCGTGGCGATCAAGAGCGGACACGAACTACATGCCGCAGCTACGCGCGCATTGCGCGCGCGCATGGCGTCATAA
- the lpxA gene encoding acyl-ACP--UDP-N-acetylglucosamine O-acyltransferase: MIHPTAIVHPSAVIARTTEVGPYCVVGEHVKIGAGSVLQAHIVVNGWTEIGEDCQIYPFATIGAASQDRKYVGERAYTRIGSRTVLREYVSIQRATGEEEVTAVGDDCLLLAYTHIAHNCMLGNGVTMSNLAQLAGHVEVGDFATIGGQAGVHQFTRIGRYAMVGGASKITKDVPPFFLIEGNPARPYGLNSVGLRRANFTAEERTEIKRFYKTLYNPKMNVSQALAVMKDQAATAPGKEIVEFLESRSQRGVLK; this comes from the coding sequence GTGATCCATCCTACCGCGATCGTTCATCCCAGCGCGGTCATCGCGAGGACGACCGAGGTCGGTCCGTATTGCGTCGTCGGCGAGCACGTCAAAATTGGTGCCGGCAGCGTGCTGCAAGCGCATATCGTCGTCAACGGCTGGACCGAGATCGGCGAAGACTGCCAGATCTATCCGTTTGCGACCATCGGGGCCGCTTCGCAAGATCGTAAATACGTCGGCGAGCGTGCGTACACGCGAATCGGTAGTCGAACCGTGCTACGGGAGTACGTCAGCATCCAGCGCGCGACCGGCGAAGAAGAGGTGACGGCCGTGGGCGACGATTGTCTGCTGCTGGCCTACACGCACATCGCGCACAACTGCATGCTGGGAAACGGCGTGACCATGAGTAATTTGGCGCAGTTGGCCGGGCACGTCGAAGTCGGCGATTTTGCGACCATCGGCGGTCAGGCCGGCGTGCATCAATTCACCCGAATCGGGCGCTATGCCATGGTCGGTGGTGCGAGCAAGATCACCAAGGATGTTCCACCGTTTTTTCTGATCGAAGGAAACCCCGCGCGTCCGTACGGATTGAACAGCGTCGGTTTGCGGCGCGCAAACTTTACGGCCGAAGAGCGTACCGAAATCAAACGGTTTTACAAGACGTTGTACAACCCGAAGATGAACGTTTCGCAGGCGCTGGCCGTCATGAAGGATCAAGCGGCGACGGCTCCCGGCAAAGAAATCGTCGAGTTCTTGGAATCGCGCTCGCAGCGCGGCGTCCTGAAATGA
- a CDS encoding metallophosphoesterase: MIRLYHTSDLHDHRGFVERLRELRAANPGLLFDCGDSLRGSQTVYHRHEPMMADLDAAGYDAQAIGNREFHYFFNLLRARAQRMHHPLVCTNLLDTRGRELPFQRSLVFDDGATRIHVLGLLIMQYPVESVWEHIFGWRFLDPWDAIEPYARQIPDGDALVVLSHVGLSLDRELARRIPRIDIVLGGHSHDTLPVPEVVAGVPIVHTGAYGRYVSRSELEYDAARRRFELRDFELVPLMAGAAA; the protein is encoded by the coding sequence GTGATTCGCCTGTACCACACCTCCGATCTCCACGATCATCGCGGTTTCGTAGAGCGGCTACGCGAGTTGCGCGCCGCCAATCCGGGATTGCTATTCGATTGCGGCGACTCGCTGCGCGGCAGTCAGACGGTGTATCATCGCCACGAACCGATGATGGCCGACTTGGACGCGGCCGGTTACGACGCCCAAGCCATCGGCAACCGCGAATTTCATTACTTTTTCAACCTGTTGCGGGCGCGCGCGCAACGCATGCACCATCCGCTCGTGTGTACGAATTTGCTCGACACCAGAGGCCGCGAGTTGCCGTTTCAACGCTCGCTGGTATTCGACGACGGAGCAACGCGCATACACGTTCTCGGCTTGTTGATCATGCAATATCCCGTCGAGAGCGTCTGGGAGCACATCTTCGGCTGGCGGTTTCTCGACCCGTGGGATGCGATCGAACCGTACGCGCGCCAAATCCCCGACGGCGACGCGTTGGTGGTACTGTCGCACGTCGGTTTGTCGCTGGATCGCGAGCTGGCGCGACGCATTCCGCGCATCGACATCGTGCTGGGGGGGCACAGCCACGACACGTTGCCGGTGCCCGAAGTCGTCGCCGGCGTTCCGATCGTGCACACCGGCGCGTACGGACGGTACGTCTCGCGGAGCGAGCTCGAGTACGACGCCGCACGCCGGCGCTTCGAATTGCGCGATTTCGAACTCGTTCCGTTGATGGCCGGCGCGGCGGCGTGA
- a CDS encoding O-antigen ligase family protein, which yields MRRLMPAAFAAVYAVLPLFPSFIVLTAVAFPGVSLVPRAAAVGVLLLVVAIAIYAGITLSRYPKPDSQPLLTPIALWIAAGILSAVLGLDPLRGVVFLGVALLGAVWHCSLLRFFGDRGVARAILWSYLLSATAAAGIAVLTVLTRWPAALYATGHGRATGTFVLPGELAAYFIVLLPIAYAVTRIRSSTALRATAWVALGVGALALVLSYSRAGWMGAAAAAAFVILTRRGAPRGAAPAAAVIGVALLVVVALFNNHHDPSEDYTRLAIWHAAVQVIDRFPLTGVGPLDFPRIYPSVHVPDADASAFHAHNLYLTFFAELGVTGVAAFAWMMWSFALELRRRVARMGVSNCQLALAAAAGLTGVAVQGLIDTMSIVIFGLLFPTMGLALAAAGTGDMAASEPD from the coding sequence GTGCGCCGGCTGATGCCGGCCGCGTTCGCGGCCGTCTACGCGGTGCTGCCGCTGTTCCCGTCGTTTATCGTGTTAACGGCGGTTGCGTTTCCGGGCGTTTCGTTAGTGCCGCGCGCGGCCGCCGTCGGGGTGCTGCTGCTCGTGGTCGCGATCGCGATTTACGCCGGCATCACACTCTCGCGCTATCCGAAACCGGATTCGCAGCCGCTGCTGACGCCGATCGCGCTCTGGATCGCTGCGGGTATTCTCTCGGCCGTCCTAGGGTTGGACCCGTTGCGCGGCGTGGTTTTTCTCGGGGTCGCTTTGCTGGGCGCGGTATGGCACTGCAGTCTACTGCGATTTTTTGGCGATCGCGGCGTGGCGCGAGCGATTCTCTGGTCGTATTTACTTTCCGCGACGGCCGCGGCCGGGATCGCCGTCCTGACCGTGCTTACGCGGTGGCCGGCGGCGCTGTACGCCACCGGACACGGGCGAGCGACCGGCACGTTCGTGTTGCCCGGTGAGTTGGCTGCGTATTTTATCGTCCTTTTGCCGATCGCGTACGCCGTAACGCGCATACGGTCGAGCACGGCCCTGCGGGCCACGGCCTGGGTCGCACTCGGCGTTGGAGCGCTAGCATTGGTTCTGTCGTACTCGCGCGCCGGCTGGATGGGTGCCGCCGCCGCCGCCGCGTTCGTGATCCTAACGCGTCGTGGGGCGCCGCGCGGAGCCGCCCCGGCGGCTGCAGTAATCGGAGTGGCGCTGCTGGTCGTCGTCGCACTGTTCAACAACCACCACGATCCCAGCGAGGACTACACGCGCTTGGCGATATGGCACGCCGCCGTGCAAGTCATCGATCGCTTTCCCTTGACCGGCGTGGGGCCGCTGGATTTCCCGCGTATTTACCCGTCGGTGCACGTGCCGGACGCCGATGCTTCCGCCTTTCACGCGCATAATTTGTATCTCACGTTTTTCGCGGAATTGGGCGTTACCGGCGTAGCTGCATTTGCATGGATGATGTGGTCGTTCGCGCTCGAGTTGCGGCGCCGAGTCGCGCGCATGGGCGTGTCGAACTGTCAATTGGCGCTGGCGGCCGCGGCGGGACTCACCGGCGTCGCCGTGCAAGGCCTGATCGATACGATGAGCATCGTCATATTCGGACTGCTGTTTCCAACGATGGGACTGGCGCTGGCCGCGGCCGGCACCGGCGATATGGCCGCATCCGAACCGGATTGA
- a CDS encoding LptF/LptG family permease has protein sequence MPRFTILDRYMLAELSGPFGFGLAAFTLIFAATEILAIGKLVSSDHAPLWAAVSVFLWSLPSYIVLVIPMALLLGTLLAVQRLSSDSELTAMKAAGITFGRIVLPLLAVGIVLSFATLYLQEGLVPYASDQRTEIEDAVINHSSPFSRDLTVFAPLPGGGRQITTATAYEPITRALLHVTLIQYDKYNQPRQIVFAQRAEFEIDRWTLQDSSVYRFERDGSVLAEPNVPTQQVEIGESPTELVKRIKNDDPDSMSRAQIADVVRSGQLTESELRKYVTTYQEKLARPFACFVFILIALPFGVRSVRSGGRSASLGFGLSLAIVFVYYVVMTVCSFLGEAFLNLAILWAWMPNIIFTVIGLSRLRRAAAV, from the coding sequence ATGCCGCGATTTACGATTCTCGACCGCTACATGCTGGCCGAACTATCCGGTCCGTTTGGATTTGGCCTCGCCGCATTTACGCTGATCTTCGCGGCCACCGAAATTTTAGCCATCGGCAAGCTGGTGAGCAGCGACCACGCGCCGCTTTGGGCGGCGGTCTCGGTCTTTTTATGGTCGTTGCCCAGCTACATCGTGCTGGTGATCCCGATGGCGCTGCTGCTCGGCACGCTCTTAGCGGTGCAGCGTCTTTCCAGCGATAGCGAATTGACGGCAATGAAAGCGGCCGGAATTACGTTCGGACGAATCGTTCTGCCGCTGCTCGCCGTCGGCATCGTCTTGTCGTTCGCGACGTTGTACTTACAAGAAGGCCTGGTTCCGTATGCCTCCGACCAGCGTACCGAAATCGAGGACGCGGTCATCAATCATAGCAGTCCGTTCAGCCGCGATCTTACCGTGTTCGCCCCGCTGCCCGGCGGCGGCCGCCAGATCACGACTGCCACGGCCTACGAACCCATCACGCGCGCGCTGCTGCACGTGACGCTGATTCAATACGACAAGTATAACCAGCCGCGGCAGATCGTGTTCGCGCAACGGGCCGAGTTCGAGATCGACCGTTGGACCCTGCAAGACTCCAGCGTCTATCGTTTCGAGCGCGACGGGTCGGTGTTGGCCGAGCCCAACGTGCCGACGCAGCAGGTCGAAATTGGCGAAAGTCCAACCGAACTGGTCAAACGCATCAAGAACGACGACCCGGACAGCATGAGCCGCGCGCAAATTGCCGACGTCGTTCGCTCCGGTCAACTGACGGAGAGTGAATTGCGCAAATACGTCACGACCTATCAGGAAAAGCTGGCTCGGCCGTTCGCGTGTTTCGTCTTTATTTTGATCGCGTTGCCGTTTGGCGTGCGCTCCGTCCGTAGCGGTGGCCGCAGTGCCAGCCTCGGTTTCGGCCTCTCGCTGGCGATCGTTTTCGTCTACTACGTCGTGATGACGGTGTGCTCGTTCCTCGGCGAAGCGTTTCTTAACTTGGCGATACTATGGGCGTGGATGCCGAACATCATCTTCACCGTCATCGGCTTGTCGCGTCTGCGGCGCGCGGCCGCGGTGTAG
- a CDS encoding tetratricopeptide repeat protein produces MNRRYGPFRAIAGAVVIALLASFACIQAASDAFAATAAAPYSPARLVPLRFAVATYGLLDRIAPAPYVEATLAAYALERGDSLAAHRYAIALPPSPVRDDLLGRAAAAGGDQALAFEYFLAAPDVDAVEHYVEGVAAHDPAAAYALERTLAQRLASTATHPDAVAEAQWHMGLLANRRAWREIPASPAQGSWLRRAMDAFARAVAAAPLSDRYAIAAANQAMLLGDVERARALFAQAARSNPGSADAIAGLGVAAYERGDVRTAAEQLRQARRFDPNALMVRALARYLSQ; encoded by the coding sequence GTGAACCGGCGCTACGGTCCGTTTCGCGCGATCGCCGGCGCCGTCGTCATTGCGCTGCTGGCATCGTTCGCTTGCATACAAGCCGCATCCGACGCATTTGCTGCAACGGCCGCCGCGCCGTACTCGCCGGCCCGGCTCGTGCCGTTGCGCTTTGCGGTGGCTACCTACGGCCTACTCGACCGAATCGCGCCCGCTCCATATGTCGAAGCGACGCTCGCCGCATACGCACTCGAGCGTGGCGATTCCCTCGCGGCGCATCGCTACGCGATCGCGTTGCCCCCCTCGCCGGTTCGTGACGATTTGCTCGGACGAGCCGCAGCGGCAGGTGGCGACCAGGCGCTGGCGTTCGAGTATTTCTTAGCCGCGCCGGATGTCGACGCGGTCGAGCACTACGTGGAAGGCGTCGCGGCGCACGACCCGGCAGCCGCGTACGCGCTCGAGCGCACGCTAGCGCAACGGCTAGCGTCGACTGCGACGCATCCCGACGCGGTTGCCGAAGCGCAATGGCATATGGGCCTGTTGGCAAATAGGCGAGCGTGGCGTGAAATACCGGCTAGTCCGGCGCAAGGCTCGTGGCTGCGCCGTGCCATGGACGCATTCGCGCGCGCCGTCGCTGCGGCTCCGCTATCCGATCGGTACGCCATTGCGGCCGCCAATCAAGCCATGCTGCTGGGCGATGTCGAGCGCGCGCGCGCGTTGTTCGCGCAAGCCGCGCGATCAAATCCGGGAAGTGCCGATGCGATCGCCGGGTTAGGAGTCGCCGCCTACGAACGCGGCGACGTGCGAACCGCCGCCGAACAATTGCGGCAGGCGCGGCGTTTCGATCCGAACGCACTGATGGTGCGCGCACTGGCGCGATATCTTTCGCAATGA
- the fabZ gene encoding 3-hydroxyacyl-ACP dehydratase FabZ, producing MSELDIRQILDVLPHRFPILLIDRITELEPMVRVRGYKNITYNEPVFTGHFPGNPLFPGVYMLEAMAQLGGAVVLEPGEFSRKTPYLAGIDKAKFRRPVIPGDRLDMEVTILRHKRNIGWCAANASVDGQLVCAAELMFSIVTNQNMYGADATVLHP from the coding sequence GTGTCGGAGTTAGATATACGGCAGATTCTCGATGTGCTGCCGCACCGGTTCCCGATTCTGTTGATCGACAGAATTACCGAACTCGAACCGATGGTGCGGGTGCGCGGTTATAAAAACATCACCTACAACGAGCCCGTGTTCACCGGACACTTTCCGGGCAACCCGTTGTTTCCGGGCGTGTACATGCTCGAAGCGATGGCGCAATTGGGCGGAGCGGTAGTACTCGAGCCGGGCGAATTTTCACGCAAGACGCCATATCTCGCCGGTATCGATAAGGCCAAGTTTCGACGGCCGGTTATTCCCGGAGACCGCCTCGATATGGAAGTAACGATTCTCCGGCACAAGCGCAACATCGGATGGTGCGCCGCCAACGCCAGCGTCGACGGTCAATTGGTGTGCGCCGCCGAGTTGATGTTTTCGATCGTCACCAATCAAAATATGTACGGCGCGGATGCGACGGTGTTGCATCCGTGA
- the lptB gene encoding LPS export ABC transporter ATP-binding protein, which yields MNNGASIKLRGLVKRYGERTVVNGVSAEVGIGEVVGLLGPNGAGKTTTFYMVVGLVRPDGGTVLLDMVDRQIDLTGAPMYARARNGVGYLAQENSIFRKLSVGDNIRLIWQQNGIPHEERERRLPGLLEEFGLRAFIDARGDSLSGGERRRVEIARALAIEPSFLLLDEPFTGIDPIAVADIQTMIRQLRDRGLGVLITDHQVRETLAIVDRAYIMNNGRIEVSGSAQEVMDSPIARTFYLGEGFRL from the coding sequence ATGAATAACGGAGCTTCGATCAAACTACGCGGTCTCGTCAAACGATACGGCGAGCGTACCGTCGTGAACGGCGTGTCGGCGGAGGTCGGCATCGGCGAAGTCGTCGGTCTGCTCGGTCCCAACGGTGCTGGGAAAACGACGACGTTCTATATGGTCGTCGGATTGGTTCGTCCGGATGGCGGCACCGTGCTGCTCGATATGGTCGACCGCCAGATCGACTTGACCGGCGCCCCGATGTACGCACGCGCTCGCAACGGCGTCGGATATTTGGCGCAAGAAAACTCGATCTTCCGCAAGTTATCGGTCGGTGACAACATTCGCTTGATCTGGCAGCAAAACGGCATCCCGCACGAAGAACGCGAGCGGCGGCTGCCCGGCTTGCTCGAAGAGTTCGGCCTGCGCGCATTCATCGACGCTCGCGGCGACAGTTTATCCGGCGGAGAACGCCGGCGGGTAGAAATTGCGCGAGCGCTAGCGATCGAACCGTCATTTTTACTGCTCGACGAGCCGTTTACGGGCATCGACCCGATCGCCGTGGCGGACATTCAAACGATGATCCGTCAGCTGCGCGATCGCGGGTTGGGCGTTCTGATCACCGACCACCAAGTTCGTGAAACGCTGGCGATCGTCGACCGTGCGTACATCATGAACAACGGCCGAATCGAAGTCTCGGGTTCGGCGCAAGAAGTCATGGACTCGCCGATCGCCCGAACATTTTATTTGGGCGAAGGCTTCCGGCTCTAG
- the lpxD gene encoding UDP-3-O-(3-hydroxymyristoyl)glucosamine N-acyltransferase, whose translation MLGTLRQLSERVGGRVAGDGDVAITRIAAVDEAGPGALTFATDARYLAKALAGTAEAVLVDAAIAPERSTKPLLIVDHVRHALASLLAGLRAPRPLGPHRHPLAAIAPDADVAADAYVAAHVYVGSGASIGRGTALSAGAYVGDGARIGDDVWLHPGARVMAGCVVGNRVVLHAGCVIGSEGFGWAFLDGRLERIPQIGNVVLDDDVEIGANTCVDRAQTGSTQIGAGTKIDNLVQIGHNCRIGKNCVLAALTGLAGSTVVGDGVQIAGQVGTRGHMTIGSGASVAGQSGVWGDVPPGTTVSGNPARNHREDLRREVMIRNLPKLVARVDVLERALERDRE comes from the coding sequence TTGCTCGGAACGCTTCGTCAACTGTCGGAGCGCGTCGGCGGCCGCGTGGCCGGCGATGGAGACGTTGCGATTACGCGGATCGCCGCCGTCGACGAAGCCGGGCCCGGCGCCCTAACGTTTGCGACCGACGCACGCTATTTAGCAAAGGCCCTCGCCGGCACTGCGGAAGCCGTTTTGGTAGACGCGGCGATCGCGCCGGAACGTTCCACCAAGCCCCTCTTGATCGTGGATCACGTGCGGCACGCGCTGGCAAGCCTGCTGGCGGGCTTGCGCGCGCCCAGGCCACTCGGCCCCCATCGCCATCCGTTGGCGGCCATCGCTCCCGATGCCGACGTTGCGGCTGACGCCTACGTCGCCGCGCACGTTTACGTCGGTTCGGGCGCCAGCATCGGCCGGGGAACAGCTTTGAGCGCCGGTGCGTACGTCGGCGACGGTGCGAGGATCGGCGATGACGTGTGGCTGCACCCGGGCGCGCGCGTCATGGCGGGCTGCGTGGTGGGAAATCGCGTCGTGCTGCATGCCGGGTGCGTGATCGGCAGCGAAGGTTTCGGCTGGGCGTTTCTAGATGGCCGGCTCGAACGTATTCCGCAAATCGGCAACGTGGTCTTGGACGACGACGTCGAGATCGGCGCCAATACGTGCGTGGATCGCGCGCAGACCGGAAGCACGCAGATCGGCGCCGGAACCAAGATCGACAACCTCGTGCAGATCGGTCACAACTGCCGCATCGGTAAGAACTGCGTGCTCGCCGCACTCACCGGTCTGGCCGGATCGACCGTCGTCGGCGATGGCGTGCAAATCGCGGGACAAGTCGGCACCAGAGGGCACATGACGATTGGTTCCGGCGCGAGCGTCGCCGGTCAATCGGGCGTTTGGGGCGATGTGCCGCCCGGTACGACGGTTTCCGGTAATCCGGCGCGCAATCACCGCGAAGATTTGCGGCGAGAGGTCATGATTCGTAACCTGCCAAAGCTCGTCGCTCGTGTCGACGTTTTGGAGCGCGCGCTCGAACGAGACCGTGAGTAA
- a CDS encoding DUF3084 domain-containing protein: MNLVEIVRGIGNVLVVMAIAGAVAYVGDRVGHQVGRRRLTLFGIRPRYTSTIIAIATGMTIALVVTLVAIFASQQVKTAFFKLNSINQQIGELQSRERALETKVNTGRLVVPVDVPMVPFERFIEQSATPAQRLAAIRAFYYDCVKFINATYPRLGLRQYVNPPDIEKRLAAYDLTVAALQSQARVMLTATADQNLFENDQAHFGITGTPDARYFVKGQVIAQVSISGKSDANIAFALNQLQTYVSLNARRRGLLPFMAESIKTEELIPDIRQMQQRINKPGNYSLTAFAAADYYPHLGQIPIVIVLTAAAGS, encoded by the coding sequence ATGAACCTCGTCGAGATCGTCCGCGGAATCGGCAACGTCCTGGTGGTGATGGCCATCGCCGGAGCGGTCGCCTACGTGGGCGACCGGGTCGGCCATCAAGTCGGCCGGCGCCGCCTCACGCTGTTCGGGATTCGTCCGCGGTACACGTCGACGATCATCGCCATCGCAACGGGCATGACCATCGCGCTGGTGGTCACGCTCGTCGCGATCTTCGCGTCGCAGCAGGTCAAAACGGCCTTTTTCAAGCTCAATTCGATCAACCAACAGATCGGCGAATTGCAAAGCCGCGAACGAGCGCTCGAAACGAAGGTCAACACCGGGCGACTGGTCGTGCCGGTCGACGTTCCGATGGTACCGTTCGAACGCTTCATCGAGCAATCTGCGACGCCGGCCCAACGACTGGCGGCGATTCGTGCGTTCTACTACGATTGCGTCAAGTTTATCAACGCGACGTATCCGCGCCTGGGCCTCCGCCAGTACGTCAATCCGCCCGACATAGAAAAACGGTTAGCAGCATACGACTTGACGGTAGCTGCATTGCAATCACAAGCGCGCGTCATGTTGACGGCGACGGCCGACCAAAATCTCTTCGAGAATGACCAGGCGCACTTCGGTATCACCGGCACGCCCGATGCGCGTTACTTCGTCAAAGGGCAAGTGATCGCCCAAGTGTCGATTTCCGGGAAGAGCGACGCGAACATCGCCTTCGCGCTGAATCAGTTGCAGACGTACGTTTCGTTGAACGCGAGACGCCGCGGACTTTTACCGTTCATGGCTGAGAGCATTAAAACCGAGGAGCTGATACCGGACATCCGGCAGATGCAGCAGCGAATCAACAAGCCCGGCAATTATTCGCTTACGGCATTTGCCGCGGCCGACTACTATCCACATCTGGGCCAGATTCCGATCGTGATCGTCCTGACGGCGGCGGCCGGGTCGTGA